In Triticum aestivum cultivar Chinese Spring chromosome 5B, IWGSC CS RefSeq v2.1, whole genome shotgun sequence, the following proteins share a genomic window:
- the LOC123110120 gene encoding PH-interacting protein: protein MFADIDFRKHQPSGNATSTSMVPLDVPSQAPEKINSLNQVISADVPCEAPVDFDMRELYFLIAHFLSHGPLKRTAGELCSELQEHQLLPRRYHAWYSRGGFHSGEENDDGVSLPLDYLKLVERYPHIGKDHLVKLLKQLMVSSCHPESLIGSVSPNAADVPTLLGSNSFSLIASNRGRQEKENRGLPTYLRWPHIQADQVHGLSLREIGGFTKNHRAPSVRASCYAIAKPSTLVEKMQIIKKLRGHQNAVYCATFDRTGRFVITGSDDRLVKIWAMETAFCLASCRGHEGDITDLAVSSNNAVVASSANDFVIRVWRIPDGMPISVLKGHTGVVTAIAFSPRPGAAFQLLSSSDDGTCRIWDARYSQQPPRIYTPKPPDAAPGKGGDASSSAVQVQPINHQILCCAFNANGTVFVTGSSDTFARVWNACKSSSEENDQPNHEMDVLSGHENDVNYVQFSGCVVSRSFSCEGSHTTKEENNLKLRNSWFTHNIVTCSRDGSAIIWVPRSRRSHGKIGRWTRAYHLKVPPPPMAPQLIRGGPRQRHQPTPRGVNMIVWSLDNRFVLAAIMDCRICVWNASDGSLVHSLIGHKESTFVLDVHPFNPRIAMSAGYDGMTIIWDIWEGKPVQIYETGHFKLVDGKFSPDGTSLILTDEIGQIFFIGTGQGESQKDAKYDQFFLGDYRPLTQDTNGNVIDQETQLPPYRRNIQDLLCDSGMMPYPEPFQSMYQKRRLGTMGIEWRPPSVDFAVGPTYNATTGEYQIIPVIDPERWEPLPEIPDFFELEPEIEVISDDTDSEYNGMDDKSSEGEQENLSGDSSGASYSSAEIDGNNLSDSANRRRSRRKKKKLKADLVTSSGRRVKKRNLDEHDAATVSRPHRARKSKNGRSSKRKRSPKSRGLRPQRRAARHALSFLTKMGASTDEDEEDSESLSDSELNTESIEAEPSAWYSRPKLGRESNQYDSEDVTQPSHFTETRGSSGNSRKLVLRIPRRDLKVEFPSAVSVTGGGHGSVEPELAFEPGSSSVCMAEPPADGGQSTISGLHDVSSVYSNSTIKWGEVKQRSSKRCKFGDSSAGDMWPSSNNAVSQDGGKSGVQKTPHEYGNAMQQTVEQTVQKSERAICLDSIHENHDTDVYSEDNLLGEERTTNNNNTHVEEVNNKECNQQSHSTSQSTIKLKLVRSRGIPDAKGSPDKSKTTAVGSDVNSECDKVPMEHDEDPTTNQHISSDFPSASRDFQECTDKSTGFHDSRKFHSESGKTIAVYQRSKLSKHKKKLDSDSGNGDSTSVSNDDGGYQPSEYSPVAPGTGNLRRSTRRSCAYTDGGARNAISHVKNSSHEASTSGRQIGADVHEWGSPSKTAGLRSTRNRVPDTHSLAEKPQVSSNCWLMLLEHEDIYRYIPQHGDEVMYLRQGHEEYLNGMRLSDSCPWNRIKGLKAVELCKIQDLCYTTYKGSGESCCKLTLKFIDDTSSGFNREFVITLPELIGFPDFLVERTRFEAAVAQNWTIRDKCRIWWANDEGGGSWWEGRVLAIRPKSPDFPESPWDKYAIQYKNDGSDHLHSPWELHDADSPLVPWKHPHIDSSIRNKLLSAVTSLQNKSRRNQDYYGVLKLDAVAGKSEFINRFPVQFSMEVIRTRLQNGYYRSVEAVQHDASVMLANAESYFSKSADMTKKLLRLSEWVEDNILSL from the exons ATGTTTGCAGACATAGATTTTAGAAAGCACCAACCTTCTGGTAATGCAACCTCTACTAGTATGGTGCCACTGGATGTTCCAAGTCAGGCACCTGAGAAGATTAATTCTCTGAATCAAGTGATTTCAGCAGATGTACCATGCGAGGCTCCTGTTGACTTTGATATGAGAGAACTTTACTTTCTCATTGCGCACTTCTTATCACATGGTCCATTAAAGCGGACTGCTGGAGAACTTTGCAGTGAACTCCAGGAGCATCAGCTGCTTCCTAGAAGATATCATGCTTGGTATTCGCGTGGTGGTTTCCATAGtggcgaagaaaatgatgacggtgTATCACTCCCTTTGGATTACCTCAAGTTAGTTGAGAG ATATCCCCACATTGGTAAAGACCACTTGGTAAAGCTTTTAAAGCAACTGATGGTTAGTTCCTGCCACCCAGAGAGCTTGATTGGATCTGTGTCTCCAAATGCTGCTGATGTTCCAACCCTTCTTGGCTCCAACTCATTCTCCCTTATTGCAT CTAATAGGGGCCGGCAAGAAAAGGAAAATCGCGGGTTGCCGACGTATCTCCGTTGGCCACATATACAAGCTGATCAAGTTCATGGTTTAAGTTTAAGAGAGATTGGTGGCTTCACTAAGAATCATCGAGCTCCATCTGTCCGTGCATCATGCTATGCCATTGCGAAGCCATCTACCCTTGTTGAAAAGATGCAAATTATAAAGAAATTGAGGGGACATCAAAACGCTGTGTATTGTG CTACTTTTGATCGCACAGGGCGTTTTGTTATTACTGGTTCTGATGATCGCCTTGTTAAAATTTGGGCAATGGAAACTGCATTTTGTCTGGCTAGCTGCCGAGGTCATGAA GGTGATATTACTGACCTCGCGGTGAGTTCCAATAATGCCGTGGTAGCATCTTCAGCCAATGATTTCGTTATTAGAGTG TGGCGTATACCTGATGGCATGCCGATCTCAGTGTTGAAGGGGCATACAGGGGTTGTAACTGCTATTGCATTTAGCCCAAGGCCAGGTGCTGCTTTCCAGCTATTGTC ATCATCAGATGATGGGACATGCAGGATTTGGGATGCCCGATATTCTCAACAACCTCCACGAATATATACACCAAAACCTCCAGATGCTGCCCCTG GGAAGGGTGGTGATGCATCTTCCAGTGCTGTTCAAGTTCAACCAATAAATCACCAAATCTTATGTTGTGCATTTAATGCCAATGGAACTGTGTTTGTTACTGGCAGCTCAGACACTTTCGCAAGG GTGTGGAATGCTTGCAAGAGTAGTTCTGAGGAAAATGACCAGCCGAATCATGAGATGGATGTATTATCGGGCCATGAAAATGATGTAAACTATGTGCAGTTTAGTGGGTGTGTGGTATCTAGATCCTTTTCATGTGAAGGCAGTCACACCACTAAGGAAGAAAATAATCTTAAACTAAGAAATTCATG GTTCACACATAATATTGTTACTTGCTCCCGTGATGGCAGTGCAATTATATGGGTTCCACGATCTCGGAGATCGCAT GGAAAGATTGGACGCTGGACACGCGCTTACCATCTCAAGGTTCCTCCACCTCCAATGGCTCCTCAACTAATTCGTGGTGGTCCACGACAAAGACATCAGCCAACTCCTCGTGGTGTCAATATGATTGTCTGGAGTTTGGATAACCGATTTGTGCTTGCTGCTATCATGG ACTGCAGAATTTGTGTTTGGAATGCTTCTGATGGGAGCCTAGTACACTCACTGATTGGCCACAAGGAATCT ACATTTGTTCTTGATGTGCATCCGTTCAACCCTCGCATAGCAATGAGTGCTGGGTATGATGGAATGACAATCATCTGGGAT ATATGGGAAGGAAAACCTGTACAGATCTATGAAACCGGTCATTTTAAGCTAGTTGATGGCAAGTTCTCTCC GGATGGAACATCACTTATCCTCACCGATGAGATTGGCCAAATATTCTTTATTGGTACAGGGCAGGGTGAGTCCCAGAAGGATGCGAAATATGATCAG TTCTTTCTTGGAGACTATCGACCACTTACTCAAGATACAAATGGAAATGTTATTGATCAG GAGACACAGCTCCCACCTTATAGGAGAAATATTCAAGACCTTTTGTGTGACTCGG GTATGATGCCATACCCAGAGCCTTTTCAGAGCATGTACCAGAAACGGCGATTAGGTACCATGGGTATTGAGTGGCGGCCTCCCTCTGTAGATTTTGCTGTTGGCCCCACGTACAATGCAACCACTGGTGAATACCAGATCATCCCAGTCATTGATCCAGAAAGATGGGAGCCACTTCCAGAGATACCAGACTTCTTTGAGCTTGAACCTGAAATTGAAGTTATCTCTGATGATACTGATTCCGAGTACAACGGCATGGATGACAAGTCTAGTGAAGGAGAACAGGAGAATTTGAGTGGTGATTCCTCTGGTGCTTCATACTCAAGTGCAGAGATTGATGGGAATAACCTTAGCGATAGTGCTAATCGTCGCAGAtctagaagaaagaagaaaaaattgaAG GCTGATCTTGTGACTTCATCTGGTCGGCGAGTTAAGAAGAGGAATTTGGATGAGCATGATGCTGCTACTGTGTCAAGGCCACACAGAGCTAGGAAGTCTAAGAATGGTCGctctagtaaaaggaaaaggtcaCCTAAATCTAGGGGATTGCGACCTCAAAGACGCGCTGCTCGCCATGCACTCAGTTTTTTAACAAAGATGGGAGCTTCAACAGATGAGGATGAAGAGGACTCGGAGAGTCTCTCAGACAGTGAATTGAACACGGAAAGCATTGAAGCTGAGCCGTCAGCATGGTATAGCCGGCCAAAACTTGGTAGAGAGAGTAACCAATATGATTCAGAAGATGTTACACAACCTTCTCATTTCACTGAAACTCGGGGGAGTTCTGGAAATAGCAGAAAACTGGTCCTGAGGATACCACGCCGTGATTTAAAAGTTGAATTTCCATCAGCTGTATCAGTCACGGGGGGCGGACATGGATCAGTTGAGCCGGAACTAGCTTTTGAGCCTGGAAGTTCCTCTGTTTGCATGGCTGAACCAccagcagatggaggtcaaagcACGATCTCTGGTCTACATGATGTTTCTTCTGTTTATAGTAACAGCACAATCAAGTGGGGTGAGGTTAAGCAGCGATCTTCAAAGCGTTGCAAGTTTGGTGACTCTTCCGCTGGAGACATGTGGCCCTCTTCAAATAATGCAGTTTCACAGGATGGTGGCAAGTCTGGTGTTCAGAAGACACCTCATGAATATGGTAACGCCATGCAACAAACGGTTGAGCAGACTGTACAAAAGAGTGAACGTGCAATTTGTCTGGATAGTATCCATGAAAATCACGATACTGATGTTTATAGTGAAGATAATTTACTTGGTGAAGAAAGGACAACTAATAACAATAATACTCATGTAGAGGAAGTAAACAACAAAGAATGCAACCAACAGTCCCACAGTACTTCTCAGTCTACTATTAAACTGAAGTTAGTCAGGTCAAGAGGCATTCCGGATGCAAAAGGTTCACCGGACAAATCAAAGACTACTGCAGTAGGGAGTGACGTGAACTCTGAGTGTGATAAAGTTCCCATGGAGCATGATGAGGATCCTACCACCAATCAACATATAAGCAGTGACTTCCCTAGTGCGTCTAGAGATTTCCAGGAATGCACAGATAAAAGCACTGGTTTTCATGATTCAAGGAAGTTCCATTCTGAATCTGGAAAGACGATTGCTGTGTACCAAAGGTCAAAGTTAAGTAAGCACAAGAAAAAATTGGATTCAGATTCTGGCAATGGAGATAGTACCTCCGTCTCCAATGATGATGGTGGGTATCAACCTTCAGAGTACAGTCCTGTTGCACCTGGTACTGGTAATTTGCGAAGAAGCACAAGGAGGTCATGTGCATACACTGATGGTGGAGCGAGGAATGCTATCTCTCATGTGAAAAATTCTTCCCATGAAGCATCAACTAGTGGGAGACAAATTGGTGCAGACGTGCATGAGTGGGGTTCACCATCAAAGACTGCTGGTTTAAGGTCTACTAGGAACAGAGTTCCTGATACACATTCATTGGCAGAAAAGCCTCAAGTATCCTCGAATTGTTGGTTGATGTTGTTGGAGCATGAAGATATTTACCGTTATATTCCTCAACATGGTGATGAGGTTATGTACTTGCGACAG GGCCATGAAGAATATCTTAATGGAATGCGATTATCGGATAGTTGCCCATGGAATCGGATCAAAGGCCTTAAAGCTGTAGAGCTTTGCAAAATTCAGGATCTTTGTTATACAACTTATAAAGGGTCTGGTGAAAGCTGCTGTAAATTAACACTTAAATTCATTGACGACACTTCAAGCGGATTTAACAGAGAGTTTGTAATCACATTGCCTGAGCTGATTGGCTTCCCCGATTTTCTGGTGGAAAGAACACGGTTTGAAGCTGCTGTTGCGCAGAACTGGACTATCAGAGATAAGTGCAGAATTTGGTGGGCGAATGATGAGGGAGGAGGAAGTTGGTGGGAGGGACGTGTGTTGGCAATAAGACCTAAGTCACCTGATTTTCCTGAGAGTCCATGGGATAAATATGCCATACAATACAAGAATGATGGTTCAGATCATCTGCATAGCCCCTGGGAGCTCCATGATGCTGATAGCCCATTGGTTCCATGGAAACACCCACATATTGATTCCAGTATTAGGAATAAATTGTTATCAGCAGTGACCAGTTTACAGAACAAGTCTCGCAGAAACCAG GATTACTATGGTGTCCTGAAGTTGGATGCTGTTGCAGGAAAATCAGAGTTCATAAACAG GTTTCCTGTCCAGTTCTCCATGGAGGTGATCAGGACAAGACTGCAAAATGGTTACTACAGAAGCGTGGAGGCTGTCCAACATGATGCCTCTGTGATGCTCGCCAACGCCGAGTCTTACTTCTCAAAGAGCGCGGACATGACCAAGAAGCTTCTCAGGCTATCCGAGTGGGTGGAAGACAACATCCTGTCACTTTAG